The following are from one region of the Juglans regia cultivar Chandler chromosome 10, Walnut 2.0, whole genome shotgun sequence genome:
- the LOC109001849 gene encoding rRNA-processing protein UTP23 homolog isoform X2, whose translation MRVKRQKCHRKSVRFYTSCFGFRQPFKVLCDGTFVHHLIANTIKPADTAISNILSAAPVKLFTTRCVLAELKRLGTSYFQALEAAHQLFTVSCDHEKNKSADACIKDVIGQNNPEHFFVATQDTDLRKKFQEIPGVPIIFGLRNSLFLEPPSAFQRQFVKTSEEARLHMTELDRKMLQKRSRYRSVDEEANNSSGENEDFVDQKIGIQDERKPPTARKAMSVKDRVQFKRKKAKGVYGFDVEGSYSVL comes from the exons aTGAGGGTGAAAAGGCAGAAGTGTCATAGGAAGAGTGTGAGGTTCTACACTTCATGCTTTGGGTTCAGACAGCCCTTCAAGGTCTTATGCGATGGTACATTTGTGCACCACCTTATTGCCAATACCATCAAACCTGCCGACACTGCCATCTCCAACATCCTCTCTGCTGCTCCCGTCAAACTCTTCACCACCAG atgtgTTCTTGCTGAGTTGAAAAGGCTTGGCACTTCCTACTTTCAAGCTCTTGAGGCTGCGCATCAGCTCTTTACTGTCAG TTGTGATCATGAGAAAAACAAGAGTGCTGATGCATGCATCAAGGATGTTATTGGGCAGAATAATCCTGAGCACTTCTTTGTTGCTACTCAGGATACTGATCTTCGGAAGAAGTTTCAGGAg ATTCCAGGTGTCCCCATCATTTTTGGTTTAAGAAATTCCCTTTTCCTTGAGCCCCCATCTGCATTTCAACGCCAGTTTGTCAAAACTTCTGAAGAAGCACGCTTGCATATGACTGAGTTGGATCGCAAAATGTTACAGAAACGGTCAAGGTATAGGTCTGTTGACGAGGAAGCAAATAATTCTTCTGgtgaaaatgaagattttgtAGATCAAAAAATAGGGATACAGGATGAAAGGAAACCACCAACTGCCCGTAAGGCAATGAGCGTGAAGGACAGAGTTCAATTTAAGAGAAAGAAGGCAAAG GGAGTTTATGGTTTTGATGTGGAGGGTTCGTATTCAGTGCTTTAA
- the LOC109001849 gene encoding rRNA-processing protein UTP23 homolog isoform X1, which produces MRVKRQKCHRKSVRFYTSCFGFRQPFKVLCDGTFVHHLIANTIKPADTAISNILSAAPVKLFTTRCVLAELKRLGTSYFQALEAAHQLFTVSCDHEKNKSADACIKDVIGQNNPEHFFVATQDTDLRKKFQEIPGVPIIFGLRNSLFLEPPSAFQRQFVKTSEEARLHMTELDRKMLQKRSRYRSVDEEANNSSGENEDFVDQKIGIQDERKPPTARKAMSVKDRVQFKRKKAKGPNPLSCRKKSHEKPKLVLEKEKKDSENSARSRSRKRKRSRGGKKIAEKDG; this is translated from the exons aTGAGGGTGAAAAGGCAGAAGTGTCATAGGAAGAGTGTGAGGTTCTACACTTCATGCTTTGGGTTCAGACAGCCCTTCAAGGTCTTATGCGATGGTACATTTGTGCACCACCTTATTGCCAATACCATCAAACCTGCCGACACTGCCATCTCCAACATCCTCTCTGCTGCTCCCGTCAAACTCTTCACCACCAG atgtgTTCTTGCTGAGTTGAAAAGGCTTGGCACTTCCTACTTTCAAGCTCTTGAGGCTGCGCATCAGCTCTTTACTGTCAG TTGTGATCATGAGAAAAACAAGAGTGCTGATGCATGCATCAAGGATGTTATTGGGCAGAATAATCCTGAGCACTTCTTTGTTGCTACTCAGGATACTGATCTTCGGAAGAAGTTTCAGGAg ATTCCAGGTGTCCCCATCATTTTTGGTTTAAGAAATTCCCTTTTCCTTGAGCCCCCATCTGCATTTCAACGCCAGTTTGTCAAAACTTCTGAAGAAGCACGCTTGCATATGACTGAGTTGGATCGCAAAATGTTACAGAAACGGTCAAGGTATAGGTCTGTTGACGAGGAAGCAAATAATTCTTCTGgtgaaaatgaagattttgtAGATCAAAAAATAGGGATACAGGATGAAAGGAAACCACCAACTGCCCGTAAGGCAATGAGCGTGAAGGACAGAGTTCAATTTAAGAGAAAGAAGGCAAAG GGCCCAAACCCACTTTCATGTAGGAAAAAGAGCCATGAAAAACCAAAATTGGTTCTGGAGAAG GAAAAGAAAGATAGCGAAAATTCTGCGAGAAGCAGGAGCAGGAAACGGAAGAGATCACGTGGAGGCAAAAAGATAGCAGAGAAAGATGGTTGA